One part of the Terrimicrobium sacchariphilum genome encodes these proteins:
- the bioD gene encoding dethiobiotin synthase, with translation MNYFITGTDTGVGKTYVTALLTRALRSAGLDTVALKPISCGDREDAESLRNAIGGELPLDAINPLWFDAPAAPLVAAREEGRTIERANLRDWYTALRQSRKSLLVEGVGGWLVPVAEGLGGAEFAAIFDLPVVIVVANRLGCINHTLLTIESVRTRGFTCAGLIINHLHPPETISERTNAALLRELTDVPVLFEIQPGQRTLNLAVA, from the coding sequence GTGAACTACTTCATCACCGGCACGGATACCGGCGTCGGCAAAACTTATGTTACGGCCCTGCTCACTCGAGCGTTGCGTTCGGCGGGGTTGGATACCGTGGCGCTGAAACCGATCAGCTGCGGTGATCGTGAGGATGCAGAGTCTCTGCGCAATGCGATCGGAGGGGAGTTGCCCCTCGATGCCATCAACCCACTCTGGTTCGATGCTCCCGCTGCGCCCCTGGTGGCGGCTCGCGAGGAAGGGCGAACCATTGAGAGGGCGAATCTCCGAGATTGGTACACCGCTCTCCGACAGAGCCGGAAATCGTTGCTGGTCGAGGGGGTCGGCGGTTGGCTGGTCCCCGTGGCGGAGGGACTCGGAGGTGCGGAGTTTGCGGCGATCTTTGATTTGCCGGTGGTGATTGTGGTGGCCAACCGGTTGGGATGCATCAATCACACGCTTCTCACCATCGAGAGCGTCCGAACCCGTGGGTTCACGTGTGCGGGACTGATCATCAACCACCTGCATCCCCCAGAGACGATTTCCGAACGCACGAACGCCGCTCTCCTGCGGGAACTGACCGATGTGCCGGTGCTTTTCGAGATTCAGCCCGGTCAGCGGACACTGAATCTCGCGGTGGCTTGA
- the bamA gene encoding outer membrane protein assembly factor BamA codes for MRFFRHIHCLVAVAILFALAPVLKAQEQTGPIIREIAVEYVGPPAISEQRVRDNLATKVGEPYSERAVESDIRALYATGGVANVRMFAEPAADGVKVTVLLQGRPVIEEVVIEGAEQLSMNRVRREVSTKVGDVLSEEKLESDRQKILKIYEDRFYSDVQVQFRVQEIANSNRVRVIFQITEGPRLVVRRINFIGNDSVLPRDLLKVMKTKTWNILSFFNKSGRLLPAQMEEDKVAIRTLYQNRGFADVQVQDFQTVPLESDGVELNITIVEGIQYRVNNLKLEGVNIVPTEDLKARLSMQNGSLFTPKGMGDDLKLLRDFYGARGYVDMVAMPEVLPAGPGAVDVTYRIDEQFQSYVNLVNIQGNTRTKDRVIRREMAVKPGDVFDTTLVDVSRKRLENLNYFDKVETVPTETIVPGRKDLNVIVNEKRTGSFNFGVGFSTTDSLVGFAELQQSNFDLFNWPTFVGGGQRFRIRAQYGLQRKDFVVSLTEPWFMGYKLSVGGEAYYREANFLSSVYNQSNYGFAIQARKQLWRALAGRLEYRLEGIDIFDVDTDNVGQFIQDSAGLYTRSAFTGGLTWDTRDSLFLTRRGELVEFTTFIAGGGLGGDVQDYGVSIEASKYFLLPWDMIFTVKGELAVVDSWGGSNEVPIFDRLYLGGANNLRGFNYREVGPVDQYDNPIGGQSLGYMTLELTFPIMSRVRGAVFTDAGFVNADAYDFSTSDVNADIGIGLRLDLPIGPIRVDYGYPVIHDTWNGPPGKFNFNIGYQF; via the coding sequence ATGAGATTTTTCCGACATATTCACTGTCTGGTGGCGGTTGCCATCCTGTTCGCGCTTGCCCCTGTCTTGAAGGCGCAGGAACAGACCGGTCCCATCATTCGCGAAATCGCCGTTGAATATGTCGGTCCGCCGGCCATCAGCGAACAGCGAGTGCGTGATAACCTGGCGACCAAGGTCGGAGAGCCGTACAGCGAGCGTGCCGTGGAGTCCGACATCCGCGCCCTGTATGCGACGGGCGGCGTGGCCAACGTGCGTATGTTTGCCGAGCCGGCTGCGGACGGCGTGAAGGTGACGGTGCTCCTGCAGGGTCGCCCCGTCATTGAGGAGGTTGTGATCGAGGGTGCCGAGCAGCTTTCCATGAATCGCGTGCGCCGGGAAGTTTCCACCAAGGTGGGCGACGTGCTGAGCGAGGAAAAGCTGGAGTCGGACCGCCAGAAAATCCTCAAGATCTACGAGGACCGTTTTTACTCCGACGTGCAGGTGCAGTTTCGGGTGCAGGAGATCGCGAATTCCAATCGCGTGCGCGTCATTTTCCAGATCACCGAAGGCCCTCGCCTCGTGGTACGCCGCATCAACTTCATCGGCAACGACAGCGTGCTGCCGCGCGACCTGCTCAAGGTGATGAAGACCAAGACCTGGAACATCCTTTCGTTCTTCAACAAGAGCGGTCGCCTCCTTCCGGCGCAGATGGAAGAGGACAAGGTCGCAATCCGCACTCTTTATCAGAACCGCGGTTTTGCGGATGTGCAGGTGCAGGATTTCCAAACGGTTCCGCTGGAAAGCGATGGCGTGGAGCTGAATATCACGATCGTCGAAGGTATCCAGTATCGCGTGAACAACCTCAAGCTCGAGGGCGTAAATATCGTCCCGACGGAGGATCTGAAGGCCCGCCTCTCGATGCAGAATGGCTCGCTCTTCACCCCCAAGGGAATGGGCGATGATCTCAAACTCCTGCGTGATTTCTACGGCGCTCGCGGCTACGTCGACATGGTCGCGATGCCCGAGGTGCTCCCGGCTGGCCCGGGTGCGGTGGACGTGACCTATCGCATCGACGAGCAGTTCCAGAGCTATGTGAACCTCGTCAACATCCAGGGCAACACCCGCACGAAGGATCGTGTGATCCGTCGTGAGATGGCCGTGAAGCCGGGCGATGTCTTTGACACCACGCTGGTGGACGTGAGCCGCAAGCGGTTGGAGAACCTGAACTACTTTGACAAGGTGGAAACGGTGCCCACTGAGACGATCGTTCCGGGACGCAAAGACCTGAATGTGATCGTCAATGAGAAGCGCACGGGTTCGTTCAACTTCGGCGTGGGCTTCAGCACGACGGATAGTCTGGTCGGTTTCGCCGAATTGCAGCAGAGCAACTTCGATCTCTTCAACTGGCCGACCTTCGTGGGCGGAGGTCAGCGATTCCGCATTCGCGCCCAGTACGGTTTGCAGCGTAAAGACTTCGTCGTTTCGCTCACCGAGCCATGGTTCATGGGTTACAAGCTCTCGGTTGGCGGCGAGGCGTACTACCGCGAGGCGAACTTCCTCTCCTCGGTGTACAACCAGTCCAACTACGGCTTCGCCATTCAGGCTCGCAAGCAGCTGTGGCGCGCCCTGGCGGGACGCCTCGAGTACCGTCTCGAAGGCATCGATATCTTCGACGTCGATACGGACAATGTCGGCCAGTTCATTCAGGACTCTGCCGGGCTTTACACCCGCAGCGCCTTCACAGGCGGCCTGACGTGGGACACCCGCGACAGCCTGTTCCTCACCCGACGCGGCGAGTTGGTTGAGTTTACGACCTTCATTGCGGGCGGCGGCCTTGGTGGAGACGTGCAGGACTACGGGGTGTCGATCGAGGCTTCCAAGTACTTCCTGCTGCCGTGGGACATGATCTTCACGGTAAAGGGCGAACTCGCCGTGGTGGATTCCTGGGGCGGGTCCAACGAAGTGCCGATCTTTGACCGACTTTATCTCGGCGGCGCGAACAATCTGCGTGGTTTCAACTACCGCGAGGTGGGTCCGGTCGACCAGTACGACAACCCGATCGGTGGTCAGTCGCTCGGGTACATGACGCTCGAGTTGACATTCCCGATCATGTCGCGAGTGCGCGGTGCGGTCTTTACGGACGCCGGTTTCGTGAATGCTGATGCGTATGATTTCAGCACATCGGACGTGAATGCAGACATCGGTATCGGCCTGCGACTCGACCTGCCGATCGGACCGATCCGCGTCGATTACGGTTATCCGGTCATCCACGACACGTGGAATGGCCCTCCGGGCAAGTTCAACTTCAATATCGGCTACCAGTTTTAA
- a CDS encoding OmpH family outer membrane protein, whose translation MRKLILSTVLATAAMCVAANSANAQIKVGIVDMNTVFTSYYKTKDAETKINSQRADAKKELDQRLEGLKKLMEDINKLNKDIEKPELSKDGKDKATKDRDEKITEARDLDRQIGEFRQGKEKQLQDQFLRMRKDIIDDIMAVVNDKVKAGGYDIVFDKSGASMGQIPIVLYSRADLDFSNDIITTLNKNAPKPGSAAN comes from the coding sequence ATGCGCAAACTCATCCTCTCCACCGTCCTGGCAACCGCTGCGATGTGCGTGGCCGCAAACTCCGCCAATGCCCAGATCAAGGTCGGCATCGTGGACATGAACACTGTCTTCACGTCCTACTACAAGACGAAGGACGCCGAGACGAAGATCAACAGCCAGCGGGCTGATGCCAAGAAGGAGCTCGATCAGCGCCTCGAGGGCCTGAAGAAGCTCATGGAGGATATCAACAAGCTCAACAAGGACATCGAAAAGCCCGAACTGAGCAAGGATGGCAAGGACAAGGCCACCAAGGATCGTGACGAAAAGATCACCGAGGCTCGTGACCTCGACCGCCAGATCGGTGAGTTCCGCCAGGGCAAGGAGAAGCAGCTGCAGGACCAGTTCCTCCGCATGCGCAAGGACATCATCGACGACATCATGGCTGTGGTGAACGACAAGGTGAAAGCCGGTGGTTATGACATCGTCTTTGACAAGAGCGGTGCCAGCATGGGCCAGATCCCGATCGTGCTCTACTCGCGCGCCGACCTCGACTTCAGCAACGACATCATCACGACGCTGAACAAGAACGCACCGAAACCCGGCTCGGCTGCCAACTAA
- the lpxD gene encoding UDP-3-O-(3-hydroxymyristoyl)glucosamine N-acyltransferase, producing MPSLSLREIAERLGGWVAPENQETLITSAASLTDADEGDLSFYANPKYLKALRKSRATAVLVPHGFGEEIPAIRIWVDSPMEAFTRLLMEFAPKPITFPPGVDPGAHVASDAQLGEGVRIESGVVIEPGVRIGAGTIIQANAYIGHETTIGEQCFIQANVTIRDRCQIGDRVILQPGVVIGSDGFGYEFRDGRQVKIPQTGIVQIDSDVEIGANSTVDRARFGRTWIQEGVKIDNLVQIAHNVIIGKHSIICAHVGISGSVRVGSHVTLAGKVGVNGHIEIGDGAIVTAMAGITKSVPPKEILVGLPAKPMREYKENYVLLHNIRKLYDRVKALEAKQE from the coding sequence ATGCCCTCGCTCTCGCTCCGCGAAATCGCCGAGCGCCTGGGAGGCTGGGTCGCACCCGAAAATCAGGAGACGCTGATCACAAGCGCAGCGTCCCTGACGGATGCTGATGAGGGGGATCTTTCCTTCTACGCTAATCCCAAGTATCTCAAGGCATTGCGCAAATCCCGCGCCACAGCCGTGCTCGTTCCGCACGGCTTTGGTGAGGAAATTCCTGCCATCCGTATCTGGGTGGACAGCCCGATGGAGGCGTTTACCCGCCTCCTGATGGAGTTTGCCCCGAAGCCGATCACCTTTCCTCCGGGAGTAGATCCCGGGGCTCATGTCGCATCCGATGCGCAGCTGGGTGAAGGAGTCCGGATCGAATCCGGTGTCGTGATCGAACCCGGCGTCCGCATCGGCGCTGGCACGATCATCCAGGCTAATGCCTACATCGGGCATGAGACGACGATCGGCGAGCAGTGCTTCATCCAGGCGAATGTCACGATCCGTGATCGCTGTCAGATCGGCGACCGGGTGATACTCCAGCCCGGAGTCGTGATCGGGTCAGATGGCTTTGGTTATGAATTCCGTGATGGTCGGCAGGTCAAAATCCCGCAGACCGGTATCGTCCAAATCGATAGCGATGTCGAAATCGGTGCCAACAGCACGGTTGACCGGGCGCGGTTTGGGCGTACCTGGATTCAGGAGGGGGTCAAAATCGACAACCTCGTCCAGATCGCGCACAACGTCATCATTGGCAAACACAGCATCATCTGCGCCCATGTCGGCATATCTGGCAGCGTGCGGGTGGGGAGTCACGTCACGCTCGCTGGCAAGGTGGGTGTGAATGGTCATATCGAGATCGGTGACGGAGCGATCGTCACCGCCATGGCCGGCATCACGAAGAGCGTGCCGCCCAAGGAGATTCTCGTCGGCCTGCCTGCCAAGCCCATGCGTGAGTACAAGGAGAACTATGTCCTCCTGCACAACATCCGGAAGCTTTACGACCGGGTGAAGGCTCTCGAGGCCAAGCAGGAATAG
- a CDS encoding cupin domain-containing protein: MKENLLPLHPGATEEFRQLLDGNSFRLEHIISHGECSPPGFWYDQEQEEWVTLLRGEATLAFDDGARQTMSPGDAVLIPAHRRHRVESVSVDAVWLALHFSR, encoded by the coding sequence ATGAAGGAAAACCTTCTGCCTCTTCACCCAGGTGCCACGGAGGAGTTTCGCCAGCTTCTGGACGGCAATTCGTTCCGCCTCGAGCATATCATCTCCCATGGCGAATGCAGTCCTCCCGGTTTCTGGTACGACCAGGAGCAGGAGGAATGGGTGACCCTTTTACGGGGCGAGGCAACTCTCGCCTTTGATGATGGCGCCCGGCAAACCATGTCGCCCGGCGACGCCGTGTTGATTCCAGCCCATCGCCGCCATCGAGTCGAAAGCGTCTCGGTCGACGCGGTCTGGCTGGCCTTGCACTTCTCCCGTTGA
- a CDS encoding acetylxylan esterase has protein sequence MKKVAPKLEHPFPFDPTYGYDLDSLLRIPLPEEPADFRHFWEATYAETRAIPLRLTSREIPSPRAEFELYEVEYDSLGGVRIGAWITVPKSDHHRGGWVIYHGYGGRGEPDFDLPAPLGPAIFPCARGFNRSSHPDIPGEAGNHVVHGITSRETYIHRGCVADAWQAASVLIEMFPGTAEDLRYMGGSFGGGMGALTIPWDSRFHKAYLDIPSFGNHPLRVAVPCAGSGAAVREYWLARPEVMKVLSYFDGATAARHIRIPTFVSPALFDPAVPPQGQFSIYNAIPGPKELYVRSAAHFACRYEITEGEELHSLLGEWFSRNHPVP, from the coding sequence ATGAAAAAAGTCGCCCCGAAGTTGGAACATCCGTTCCCGTTCGACCCGACCTACGGTTACGATCTCGACTCCCTGCTGCGTATTCCCCTCCCTGAGGAACCTGCCGATTTTCGCCATTTCTGGGAGGCCACCTACGCGGAAACCCGGGCCATCCCGCTGAGGTTGACGTCACGGGAAATACCCAGCCCCCGCGCGGAGTTCGAGCTCTACGAGGTGGAGTACGACTCTCTCGGCGGAGTCCGCATTGGCGCCTGGATCACTGTACCAAAGTCCGATCACCACCGCGGCGGCTGGGTCATCTATCACGGCTATGGCGGGCGTGGCGAACCAGACTTTGATTTGCCCGCACCGCTCGGTCCCGCCATTTTCCCCTGCGCGCGCGGCTTCAACCGCTCCTCCCATCCCGACATTCCTGGCGAGGCTGGCAACCATGTCGTCCATGGCATCACATCCCGCGAAACCTATATCCATCGCGGTTGCGTTGCCGACGCCTGGCAGGCGGCCTCAGTCCTCATCGAGATGTTTCCGGGCACGGCAGAAGACCTCCGGTACATGGGCGGCAGCTTCGGTGGCGGCATGGGAGCGCTCACGATCCCGTGGGACTCCCGTTTTCACAAAGCATACCTTGATATCCCGAGCTTCGGAAATCACCCCCTCCGCGTAGCCGTCCCATGTGCAGGCAGCGGAGCCGCCGTCCGGGAGTATTGGCTTGCCCGCCCGGAGGTGATGAAAGTGCTCTCGTATTTCGACGGGGCCACTGCCGCGCGCCATATTCGCATCCCCACTTTTGTCAGCCCGGCGCTGTTCGATCCCGCTGTCCCTCCGCAGGGCCAGTTTTCTATCTACAATGCCATCCCAGGGCCGAAGGAGCTCTACGTCCGCTCGGCCGCGCATTTTGCCTGCCGTTATGAGATCACCGAGGGAGAGGAACTCCACTCCCTGCTCGGCGAATGGTTTTCCAGGAATCACCCTGTACCATGA
- a CDS encoding Gfo/Idh/MocA family protein yields the protein MKSLLDNVRPVRVGIIGCGNIFGAYAKGCQLFRILELKACADLNPDTAQARADEFGIKALTIPELLADPEIDIVINLTIPQAHAQVTLDILRAGKHAYSEKPLGVTLEEARSIIAEADQRGLRVGCAPDTFLGAGYQTVRKIIDDGFVGRPLAGTAFMLSSGPESWHPNPGFLYQRGAGPLMDMGPYYVTALIHLLGPVKSVCAINGKAREQRLATCKEQFGKFLPAEVPTHYAGTLLFESGAVVSLVVSFDVVGGKHNPIEIYGTEGSVIAPDPNTFGGEVELLRKNFPGWAKMPLTFDYQENSRSIGVADMAHAIQSGRPHRCDARLALHSLEVISAFETSFTERRFVDLVNQCAQPAPFPLGMTNSLLDA from the coding sequence ATGAAATCTCTTCTCGACAACGTACGGCCCGTCCGCGTCGGCATTATCGGCTGCGGCAACATCTTTGGCGCCTACGCCAAGGGATGTCAGCTTTTCCGTATCCTCGAGCTCAAAGCCTGCGCCGACCTCAACCCGGATACCGCGCAGGCACGCGCCGACGAATTCGGAATCAAGGCCCTGACGATTCCCGAACTGCTCGCTGATCCTGAGATCGACATCGTGATCAATCTCACCATTCCTCAGGCCCATGCCCAGGTCACCCTGGACATCCTGCGCGCTGGAAAACACGCCTACAGCGAGAAACCGCTCGGCGTCACCCTCGAGGAGGCTCGCTCCATCATTGCGGAGGCCGACCAGCGCGGTCTCCGCGTCGGTTGTGCTCCCGACACCTTCCTCGGCGCCGGCTACCAAACCGTCCGCAAGATCATCGACGATGGCTTCGTCGGCCGTCCGCTCGCCGGCACGGCATTCATGCTCTCGTCCGGTCCAGAGAGCTGGCATCCCAATCCCGGCTTCCTCTACCAGCGTGGAGCCGGCCCGCTCATGGATATGGGTCCGTACTACGTCACGGCGCTCATCCACCTGCTCGGCCCGGTGAAATCCGTCTGCGCCATCAATGGCAAGGCTCGCGAGCAACGCCTCGCCACCTGCAAGGAGCAGTTCGGCAAGTTCCTCCCCGCGGAGGTTCCGACGCACTACGCCGGCACGCTGCTCTTTGAAAGCGGCGCAGTCGTCTCGCTCGTCGTGAGCTTCGATGTCGTAGGCGGCAAGCATAACCCGATCGAGATTTACGGCACGGAAGGCAGCGTGATCGCTCCCGACCCGAATACCTTCGGCGGTGAGGTCGAGCTACTGCGTAAGAACTTCCCCGGCTGGGCAAAGATGCCGCTCACCTTCGATTATCAGGAAAACTCGCGCAGCATCGGCGTTGCCGACATGGCTCATGCCATCCAGTCCGGTCGTCCGCATCGCTGCGACGCGCGCCTCGCCCTACACTCGCTCGAGGTCATCAGCGCCTTTGAGACATCCTTCACGGAACGACGTTTCGTCGATCTTGTGAATCAGTGCGCTCAGCCAGCCCCGTTCCCATTGGGCATGACAAACTCCCTGCTCGACGCTTAA
- a CDS encoding sugar phosphate isomerase/epimerase family protein, translating to MSNTLKPISVQLYTLRDEAAKDFPAVLRRLAEIGYKGVEPAGFFNFTPKDFRAYVEDLGMVVSSTHSPWARIDNTQEVIDICGILGVDMVAGGYGTKEFATLEDIRRTADEVAEINAKLKAGGLTLTLHNHAWEFEKIDGRIKYDIFAELCPDVHFELDTYWAANFGENDAAEMVRRFGDRSPLLHIKDGPFVRPESRYNEETSQLEVLNADDAALLPVGSGKNDIKGIIAAMNPAVTQWLVVEQDNSKTDMFECVESSYRYLISNGLAAGNR from the coding sequence ATGTCGAACACCCTCAAACCCATTTCCGTTCAGCTCTACACTCTCCGGGACGAAGCTGCGAAAGACTTCCCGGCCGTCCTGCGCCGCCTCGCCGAGATCGGCTACAAGGGCGTGGAGCCCGCCGGTTTCTTCAACTTCACCCCGAAGGATTTCCGCGCCTATGTCGAGGATCTCGGCATGGTGGTCTCCTCCACGCACAGCCCGTGGGCACGTATTGACAATACCCAGGAGGTGATCGATATCTGCGGCATCCTCGGCGTTGACATGGTCGCGGGCGGCTATGGCACAAAGGAATTTGCCACACTCGAGGATATCCGCCGCACCGCCGACGAGGTCGCCGAGATCAATGCCAAGCTCAAGGCTGGCGGCCTCACCCTCACCCTGCACAATCACGCCTGGGAGTTTGAAAAAATCGACGGTCGCATCAAGTACGACATCTTCGCCGAGCTTTGCCCCGACGTTCATTTCGAACTCGATACCTACTGGGCCGCCAATTTCGGAGAAAACGACGCCGCCGAGATGGTGCGCCGCTTCGGTGATCGCTCGCCACTGCTCCACATCAAAGACGGCCCATTCGTTCGTCCCGAGTCCCGCTACAACGAGGAGACTTCCCAACTGGAAGTCCTCAATGCCGACGACGCCGCCCTCCTGCCGGTAGGATCTGGCAAGAACGACATTAAGGGTATCATCGCCGCGATGAATCCCGCCGTCACCCAATGGCTCGTGGTCGAGCAGGACAACAGCAAGACCGACATGTTTGAGTGCGTCGAGTCGAGCTATCGTTATCTCATCAGCAACGGCCTTGCCGCCGGCAACCGCTAG
- a CDS encoding AraC family transcriptional regulator, translating to MKIPSQRPTGIEMGYYEAPAVDEVRPYRIEAGFHLVELVVGGVVRFDVGTRELRLGAGAMFWHIEGEDTIYRTSPEAPYKCYVFDLAIPTGTPRPVPRLSVLPDIQKATEIGREFLVAYHSESVDRSILCESAWSRLIWEAHLAEVGNTGPEIPPSMRAALAFIEAGYMRADLSVRTIARAAGLSEAHLHALFREHFGQTPHQFVLARRIQEARYRLTGTRQTIKAIAAECGFANIETFYRVFQRQLGTTPQKYRMAHERFSFGR from the coding sequence ATGAAGATCCCCTCCCAACGGCCGACCGGAATCGAGATGGGGTATTATGAGGCTCCCGCTGTAGACGAAGTGCGTCCTTACCGGATAGAAGCGGGCTTTCATCTTGTGGAATTGGTTGTGGGCGGGGTTGTGCGGTTTGACGTTGGCACCCGGGAGCTGCGGCTTGGAGCCGGTGCGATGTTCTGGCACATTGAGGGAGAGGATACGATTTACCGGACGTCTCCCGAGGCGCCTTACAAGTGCTATGTCTTTGACCTTGCCATTCCCACAGGTACTCCGCGTCCCGTGCCCCGCCTTTCCGTATTGCCTGATATTCAGAAGGCGACGGAAATCGGGAGGGAGTTCCTGGTAGCGTACCACAGTGAGTCTGTCGACCGGAGTATCCTGTGTGAAAGCGCGTGGTCGCGGCTGATCTGGGAGGCGCATCTTGCGGAGGTAGGCAATACCGGTCCGGAAATCCCGCCAAGCATGCGTGCGGCGCTGGCTTTCATCGAGGCGGGATACATGAGGGCCGACCTCTCGGTGCGGACGATCGCGAGGGCGGCGGGATTGAGCGAGGCACATCTGCATGCTCTCTTCCGGGAACATTTCGGACAGACGCCGCATCAATTTGTCCTGGCCCGGCGTATTCAGGAGGCAAGGTATCGGCTGACGGGCACGCGGCAAACGATCAAGGCTATTGCTGCCGAGTGCGGCTTTGCCAATATCGAGACATTCTACCGGGTTTTCCAGCGGCAGCTCGGAACGACGCCGCAGAAGTACCGCATGGCGCACGAGAGATTTTCATTCGGTCGGTGA